In the Acetobacterium sp. KB-1 genome, GATTATTATCCAGAGAACGAGGTAAAGATGAAAGACGTTTCAAGTGTAAAAGAAAGCCGCGATATTTTTTCAGCAATTAAGAAGTGTTATGCAAAGCTGAGTAAATCTCATAAATTGATTGCCGACTTTATGCTGAGTCACTATGAAAGTGTTTCAGAAATGTCGGCGGCGACAGTGGCTAAAAGTGTTGGGGTCAGCGAAGCGACCGTCGTTCGTTTTTCGGTTACACTCGGTTATGAAGGGTATCCGGAATTCCGGCGGGCAATACGAAATGAAATTAACAGCAAGCTGACGACCATTGAACGCATTGACATGACCTTGAAAAACGAACAAAAAGAAAAGGCCCTACAGGAAACCGTTCATAATGTCTTAAAATCAGATTTGTCAAATATCAATGCGACTTTTGAGGAGTTTGACTATGAGATTTTTAAATCTTGCATCGACTTGATTTTAGATGCCCGCAAGGTTGTTATCATTGGTTTTCGGACCACCACCTTGTTAACGGAGCATTTGGGTTATTATCTTAATCTGATCCTGGATAATGTCCGGGTTGTCAATTATGGGGTTTCCGATATCTATGAGCATTTGATTCGCGTCACTGAAGAAGATGTGGTCATTGCCATCAGTTTTCCGCGTTATGCCCAAAAAACTTATGAAGCGGTTGAATTTTTAAAGGACAAAGGGGTAAAAATTATTACAATCTCGGATAATGAAAATGCCCCCATCAATGTGTTTACAAAACATCGGTTGATTGCCAAAAGCAATGTTTACTCCTTTGTGGATTCCCTGGTGGCCCCGCTTTCGCTGATCAACGCGCTGGTGATTTCAGTGGGTTTGAGGAATATCGGAAAAACAAAAGAGACCTTTAATGAACTTGAAGAAATATGGCGAGAACATTATATCTATACTGGCGATGATGATGAATTGGAAAATTAGTTCATGAAAGGACAAAAGCGTAATCAATGAGTAGGATAGCAGTAATTGGAGGCGGCCCCGGCGGCATGATGGCAGCGGTGGCAGCGGCAGAAAAAGGACATCGGGTTGATTTGTTCGACAGCAATGAAAAGCTGGGAAAAAAACTATATATCACCGGAAAGGGTCGCTGTAATCTGACCAATGCGGTTGATATCAGCGATTATTTTGACAACATCGTCCATAACCACAGTTTTTTGTATAGTGCTCTTTATTCCTATACTAATACCGATTTTATGGCCTTCCTGGAAAAAAATGGGGTGCCCTTAAAAATAGAACGGGGGGATCGGGTGTTTCCGGTTTCGGATAAATCTAGCGATGTGATTGGAGCCTTTAAAATGGCATTGAAACACAATCGCTGCCAGGTTCATTTAAATACGAAAATAACCGGCCTTTTAATTGAGAATAATAACATTAACGGGATCCTCCTCGAAAATGGAGAAAAAAGAAATTACGATGCGGTGATTCTGGCGACGGGTGGAAAGAGTTATCCGTCCACCGGTTCAGATGGCAATGTGTTTAAGATCTTAAAGAAATATGGTCATGAAATCACATCTCTGGCTCCCGGTCTGGTCCCCATTAATACCAAAGAAGACTGGCCCCGCGATCTCCAGGGGTTGTCACTCAAAAATGTGACCTTAACCCTGTCTAAAAAAACACCCAAGGGCCAAAAGAAGGTCAAATCAATGTTAGGTGAGATGTTGTTCACCCATTTTGGCATATCCGGACCGCTAGTTTTATCACTTAGCTCTGATATGAGCGGCGACATAAAAGATTACAGTCTGGAATTGGACTTAAAACCGGCTTTAAGTATGGAACAAATGGATGCCCGGATTCAGCGGGACTTTCTTAAATATCAGAATAAGGATTTCGGAAATGCCCTGGGTGACCTATTACCAGCAAAAATGATTCCGGTCATGGTAGATCTGTCCGGGATTGATCCGGTAGCAAAGGTTAACCAAATTACCAAAGAACAGCGGAATAAGTTGGTAGCGTGTTTTAAACAGTTAAAGATTGGCATTGCCGGGCTGCGGGATTTTAACGAAGCCATCATCACCGTTGGCGGTGTGAATGTAAAAGAAGTAGACCCAGGAACGATGGAATCAAAACGGGTTAAAAATCTCTATATTGCAGGAGAGATGCTGGATGTGGACGCGCTGACCGGTGGCTACAATATCCAAATTGCTGTTTCCACGGGCTGGCTGGCCGGAAACGCCGTTGAATAAGTGTTTGTAAAGTTGGATGAGGGAGAGTAAGATGCAAATTGCCATTGATGGTCCTGCCGGAGCAGGAAAAAGTACCATAGCAAAAAAAATAGCAGCAGCCTATCAGATGACCTATCTGGATACGGGCGCCATGTATCGCTGCATTGCCCATTGTGTGTTAAATCAGATGGGTGACCGCTTTGATAACGCGGCCGATATTGTAAAAATTGCCCGGGGAACCGTGATCCGGTTTGAAGGCAATCAGGTGTTCTGTAATGATAAAGATGTTACCTGGGAGATCCGGACGCCTCTGGTTTCCCGCCATACCTCCGATGTGGCCAGGATTAAAGAGGTCCGGGATCTGCTGGTCGCTCAGCAGCGGGAATACGCAAAAGACCATGGGGTGGTTATGGATGGAAGAGACATCGGTTCGGTGGTATTGCCGGAGGCTGACCTTAAGTTTTTTCTGGATGCTGACGTTTTGGAACGGGCACAGCGACGAAAAAAAGAATTGGACGAAAAGGGCAATGGGAAAGCCTTGGAAGAGATAAAAAATGAAATTGAAGACCGCGATAGTAATGACAAAAATCGGTTAGAAGGTCCATTGGTGCAGGTCGCGGACGCGATTGTCATTGACACAACGGGGAAGAGCATTGAAGAAGTATATGAAGAAATGAAAATTCATATTGACGAGGCTTGTCGATGATTTATAAAATTGGTCGTTTCATAGCTTATCTCATTAGTTTAATTCTCTTTCGGATCACAATTACCGGTAGGGAAAACATCCCGGAAACCGGCGGAGCTCTGATCTGTCCCAATCACATCAGTAATATTGACCCGGTGGTGATTGCATTTGCAACACCGCGGGATATTCATTATATGGCCAAGGCGGAATTGTTTAAGAATCCGCTTCTGCGATGGTTTTTCAAAAAAGTGAACGCCTTTCCGGTTAATCGCGAAAAGGTAGCTGTGGAGACGATTAAGACTTCCTTGAAAATTCTCAAGGAAGACAAGCTGCTGGGTATTTTTCCGGAAGGACATCGCGTCAATCCGGAAGATCGGACACCTCCCGCCAGCGGCTTTGTCGTCTTTGCCATTAAGACGAAAGCACCGATTGTTCCGGTGCACATTAAAGGAAAATACCGATTCAGAAGTAAAATAGAGATTATTATTGGCAAGCCTGTTTATCTGGAAGAATACTATGGCAAAAAACTGTCTGAAGAAGAAACTAGGCAGTTAAGCGAAAAGATCATGGATACGGTCTATGCTTTAGAATTGACGTGAGGTTAAAATGGAAGTAATCATTGCCGATAAGTCTGGCTACTGCTTTGGAATCGAAAATGCCATGAAAATGGTCCAGGATACCATCGAATCGGGCCAACAAAACATTTATACCTTAGGGCCGATTAGCCACAACACCCAGGAAACCAGACGTCTAACGAATCAGGGCGTGGTAATAATTGAAGACGACGATGTTGATAATTTAGAAACCGGCTGTATCATCCTTCGCTCCCATGGGGTTGGCAAGAAAACCATTGAAGCGATTAAAAAAAAGGGACTCCCAATCATCAATGCCACCTGTCCCTTTGTCCGGGCAGTTCAGAAAAAGGTTGAAAGTTATGATGTTGCCGGTTATCAGATTGTTATTGTGGGAAATAAAAATCATCCGGAGGTGATTGGAGCAAATGGCTGGTGTCAAAATAAAGCTTTAATAATTAATGATATAAATCAGTTGGAAAATATTGAAAGTTATGATAGAATATGTATCGTGGCTCAGACCACCATCATCGAATCCAAATTCAATGAAATTTGTGATGCGATCAGGTCAAGAGTCAATGAAGTAGTTATATTTAATACTATTTGCAGTGCCACCGCTGAAAGACAAGCAGCGGCAGCGAAAACTGCAAAAGAAGTAGAATATATGATCGTAATTGGTGGATACCACAGTTCGAATACGCAAAAACTGGCGGATATCTGTAAATCCCATTGCGCAAAAACTTGTCACATAGAAACCATCCGGGACTTAGATCTCGCTGAAGTAAGAAACTATCAGAAGATTGGTATTACCGCAGGGGCATCAACACCGGATTGGATCGTTAAGGAGGTATTGGAAGGTATGGAAGAGCAAAACAAAATTGCTGAGGAAAACGTGGTCGCGGAAGTGGCGACTGAAGAACAGCCAACTGTTGTAGTTGAGGAAGTGGTGGAAACCATTGAAAAAGACGAATATGATGATGCTAATTTTGATTTCGCAGCAGAAATTGAAGAATCATTAAAAACAATTCGTCGAGGTGCTGAAATTGAAGGCGAAGTGATTCACATCGCTGAAGATGAAGTGATCTTAAACATTGGCTACAAAGCAGATGGTATCATCAAAAAGAATGATTTCACATGGAAAAGCGATGAGGTATTATCTGAACTTGTACAATTAGGAGACAAAGTTTGGTGTATCGTTACTGATTTAAATGAAGGTTCAGGAAATGTAAAACTTTCAAAAATCAAATATGATAACCGTCTCGTACAAAAACAGTTAAGTGACGCCTTTGATAATAAAACAGTCTTAGAAGGAACAATCAAAGATATTTCTGGAAATGGTTTAATTGTCGATATTGGATTTACAGATATTTATATGCCTGCTTCACAATATCATGTGCGTTACGTTAAAGACTTAAACACCTTAATTGGCGAAAAAGTTAAGGGCATCATTATTGATTACAACCCAAAACGACGTCGTGCGATTCTTTCCCAGAAAATTATTCTTGAAAAAGATATGAAAGAACGTCGGGAACAAGTAAAAGAAATGAAAGAAAAGCGCTTTGAAGAATTAAACGTCGATGATATTGTTAAAGGTGTGGTTAAAACCATTACTAATTTCGGAATCTTTGTCGATCTTGAAGGCATTGATGGCTTTGTCCATCGATCAGATCTGACCTGGGAAAAAATCAATGAGCCGAAAGACATCATTGAAAAAGGCCAGGAAATTGAAGCCAAGGTTATCGCTAAAAATGAAGAAGACAAAAAAATCAAATTAAGTGTTAAGGCATTATTGGATCGCCCTTGGGATGATTTCATTGCTAAATACAATGTTGATGATGAAGTTGAAGTGACGATCACTAATATTTTAGATTTTGGTGCCTTTGCTCAAGTGATTCCAGGCGTTGAAGGCTTGATTCATGTTTCTGAAATTAGCTACAACCGGGTTGAGTCTGTTGCTGCAGTTTTAAACACCGGTGATGTCTTAACGGTAAAAATCATCGGAATTAACGCTGAAAAAGAAAAAATCAGCTTAAGTAAAAAAGCAACCGAAGAAGCACCGGCTCGTCCTGCTCCAACACCAAGAAGCAGCAATAGTAGCAATGCTGGATCTGGCGATCGTGATAGAACTAGCAATTATGGTGGTGGCGATCGAAACCGCAGACCGCAACAAAGTCATAATAGCAATAACAATCGAAATAAAACAGTTTACGAAGAAACCGCCAATGTAACCCTTGGGGATTCATTCGGTAACTTGTTCGATGGTCTTTTCGGAGACAACAACGACGAAAAATAAGAATTGACTTTTTAAAATCCCAATCTCCGGATTATTTCTGGAGGTTGGGATTTTTTTAATTAGAAATTTTTTAAGTTTACCTATTGAAAAATTCTGATTTCGTGCTATAATGACATTAAATCCCGGTGGAATACTCGGAAATAATCCAGGGAGGGTTAAACACTTGAGACTTTCAACAAAAGGACGATATGGTGTATTGGCCATGGTAGAACTGGCGCTTCAATACGGAGATGGTCCGGTTTCAATTAAAGAAATTGCCGAAAAACAGAGTTTTTCAGATTCATATATGGAACAGCTTTTTTCCAGCCTGAAAAATGCCGGCTTGGTAAAAAGTATCAGAGGTGCCCGGGGTGGTTATGTTTTAGCTCGGGATCCCAGCGCTATTACCGTTGGTGAAATCATCAGAGCCCTTGAAGGGCCCATTGAATTGGCGGAATGCATTGATGGCGGTGGCAGACAGGTTTGTGCAAAATCGCCGGAGTGTGTAACCAGAGGGTTATGGAAAGATATTAGTGATAGTATCAGCAATATTATCGATAATCGATCATTACAGGACTTACTAAGCAAATAAAGAGAAAGAGGTATAACTTATGAAACGAATCTATTTAGATCATGCAGCAACAACAGCGGTTGATCCAGCAGTTGTTGAAACCATGCTACCATTTTTCACCGAATATTTTGGGAATCCTTCTTCAGTGTACGCCGAAGGGAGAGGGGTAAAGAAAAGCATTGAGGCCGCCAGAATCCAGATTGCCAATGCCATTAATGCTGATCCTCGGGAAATTTATTTTACCGGAAGCGGATCAGAGGCGGACAACTGGGCGATAAAAGGCATAGCCATGAAAAATCAGGCCAAGGGGAAACACATTATTACCTCAACCATTGAGCATCATGCGGTGCTTCATACCTGTGAATACCTGGAAAAACAGGGATTTGAAGTAACCTATCTGCCGGTCGATCAAGATGGGCTGATATCACTGGATGATTTGCGAAATGCGATCCGTGAAGATACTATTTTAGTCACCATTATGTTTGCCAACAATGAGATTGGAACCGTTGAACCGATCAAAGAAATCGGTGAAATTGTTAAGGAAAAAGGGATTATTTTTCATACCGATGCGGTTCAGGCACTGGGCAATATTCCCGTTGATGTTAAGGATTTAAATGTCGATTTACTGTCCATATCGGCTCATAAAATATATGGTCCTAAAGGGATTGGCGCTCTTTTTATTAGAAAAGGAGTACCGATTGACAATTTAATCCACGGCGGTGCTCAGGAACGAAAAAAACGAGCCGGAACAGAAAATACGGCCGAAATTGTAGCTTTTGGAAAAGCGGCCGAGATGGCAACAGAACATCTGGTAGAAAATGCCGCCCATATGAAAAAATTAAGAGATCTTTTAATTAAAGGCGTGATGGACAATATCCCACAGGTTCGTTTAAACGGACATCCGGAAAAGCGGCTGCCAGGAAATGCGAATTTCTGTTTTGATTACATCGAAGGAGAATCGATCCTGCTCAGTTTGGACATTATTGGCGTAGCAGGTTCTAGCGGTTCGGCCTGTACATCGGGTTCCCTGGATCCATCGCATGTGTTACTGGCGATTGGTTTGCCGGCGGGAATCGCCCATGGATCGTTGCGACTCACTATTGGGAAGCAAACAACGATTGAGGATATCAATTATGTGGTTGACAATCTAATCCAGATTATTGAACGGTTGCGCAAAATGTCACCGATTAATGCTGATTGTCCGATTGATGATGCTGTTTTTGATAAAGCCGATCATCACCACCATTAAGTATAAAAAAATATAACTAAGGAGAAATTAAGATGGACTATACAGATGTAGTAATGGAGAACTTTACCTGTCCTAAACATGTGGGCGAGATTGAAGGTGCAAATGGTATTGGTCAGGTTGGCAGCCCGGCTTGCGGCGATATCATGAAAATCTTCCTGAAAATTAATGATGACGGCGTCATTGAAGATGCGTCTTTTAAAACCTTTGGATGCGGTGCAGCCGTTGCCAGTAGCAGTATGGCAACCGATATGATTATCGGCAAGACCATTGAAGAAGCCGGAAAATTCAAAAATTCGGATGTGGTTGACGCTTTGGGGGGATTGCCAGCCGAAAAAATACATTGTTCGGTCTTGGCCGCTGAGGCCATTCAAGCGGCGATTGAGGACTATCACAATAAAAAAGCACAATAAAAAATAGTATCAAGCATAATAAATTAAAAAACGCAGTTTCTGTTAACGGGAAACCGCGTTTTTTTGACACTACAAATAAAAAACAACGTTGCTATAAAAAAAAGAATAGGGTAAGATATGGATATGACAGAAAATGAAAGGAACACGAAATGAAGGCGAATATTTTGCTCAATGTAGAAGTCGTTTCGAAAAAGAATGGGCGACGGCATGGATTGGTCAAGAGTCTGGTAGTGGTGAATCATGTCATTAGATACTTGGTGATCAATCCCGGTGGGGTTTTCTCAAAGGCTCAGTTTTTTAAACCGGAAAATATTTTGGATGTTAATTATAAGCGTTTGGTAATCGAGAGTGAAAAAGTCATTATTA is a window encoding:
- a CDS encoding bifunctional 4-hydroxy-3-methylbut-2-enyl diphosphate reductase/30S ribosomal protein S1, with product MEVIIADKSGYCFGIENAMKMVQDTIESGQQNIYTLGPISHNTQETRRLTNQGVVIIEDDDVDNLETGCIILRSHGVGKKTIEAIKKKGLPIINATCPFVRAVQKKVESYDVAGYQIVIVGNKNHPEVIGANGWCQNKALIINDINQLENIESYDRICIVAQTTIIESKFNEICDAIRSRVNEVVIFNTICSATAERQAAAAKTAKEVEYMIVIGGYHSSNTQKLADICKSHCAKTCHIETIRDLDLAEVRNYQKIGITAGASTPDWIVKEVLEGMEEQNKIAEENVVAEVATEEQPTVVVEEVVETIEKDEYDDANFDFAAEIEESLKTIRRGAEIEGEVIHIAEDEVILNIGYKADGIIKKNDFTWKSDEVLSELVQLGDKVWCIVTDLNEGSGNVKLSKIKYDNRLVQKQLSDAFDNKTVLEGTIKDISGNGLIVDIGFTDIYMPASQYHVRYVKDLNTLIGEKVKGIIIDYNPKRRRAILSQKIILEKDMKERREQVKEMKEKRFEELNVDDIVKGVVKTITNFGIFVDLEGIDGFVHRSDLTWEKINEPKDIIEKGQEIEAKVIAKNEEDKKIKLSVKALLDRPWDDFIAKYNVDDEVEVTITNILDFGAFAQVIPGVEGLIHVSEISYNRVESVAAVLNTGDVLTVKIIGINAEKEKISLSKKATEEAPARPAPTPRSSNSSNAGSGDRDRTSNYGGGDRNRRPQQSHNSNNNRNKTVYEETANVTLGDSFGNLFDGLFGDNNDEK
- a CDS encoding 1-acyl-sn-glycerol-3-phosphate acyltransferase, whose product is MIYKIGRFIAYLISLILFRITITGRENIPETGGALICPNHISNIDPVVIAFATPRDIHYMAKAELFKNPLLRWFFKKVNAFPVNREKVAVETIKTSLKILKEDKLLGIFPEGHRVNPEDRTPPASGFVVFAIKTKAPIVPVHIKGKYRFRSKIEIIIGKPVYLEEYYGKKLSEEETRQLSEKIMDTVYALELT
- a CDS encoding iron-sulfur cluster assembly scaffold protein, with the protein product MDYTDVVMENFTCPKHVGEIEGANGIGQVGSPACGDIMKIFLKINDDGVIEDASFKTFGCGAAVASSSMATDMIIGKTIEEAGKFKNSDVVDALGGLPAEKIHCSVLAAEAIQAAIEDYHNKKAQ
- a CDS encoding NAD(P)/FAD-dependent oxidoreductase, which produces MSRIAVIGGGPGGMMAAVAAAEKGHRVDLFDSNEKLGKKLYITGKGRCNLTNAVDISDYFDNIVHNHSFLYSALYSYTNTDFMAFLEKNGVPLKIERGDRVFPVSDKSSDVIGAFKMALKHNRCQVHLNTKITGLLIENNNINGILLENGEKRNYDAVILATGGKSYPSTGSDGNVFKILKKYGHEITSLAPGLVPINTKEDWPRDLQGLSLKNVTLTLSKKTPKGQKKVKSMLGEMLFTHFGISGPLVLSLSSDMSGDIKDYSLELDLKPALSMEQMDARIQRDFLKYQNKDFGNALGDLLPAKMIPVMVDLSGIDPVAKVNQITKEQRNKLVACFKQLKIGIAGLRDFNEAIITVGGVNVKEVDPGTMESKRVKNLYIAGEMLDVDALTGGYNIQIAVSTGWLAGNAVE
- the nifS gene encoding cysteine desulfurase NifS, producing MKRIYLDHAATTAVDPAVVETMLPFFTEYFGNPSSVYAEGRGVKKSIEAARIQIANAINADPREIYFTGSGSEADNWAIKGIAMKNQAKGKHIITSTIEHHAVLHTCEYLEKQGFEVTYLPVDQDGLISLDDLRNAIREDTILVTIMFANNEIGTVEPIKEIGEIVKEKGIIFHTDAVQALGNIPVDVKDLNVDLLSISAHKIYGPKGIGALFIRKGVPIDNLIHGGAQERKKRAGTENTAEIVAFGKAAEMATEHLVENAAHMKKLRDLLIKGVMDNIPQVRLNGHPEKRLPGNANFCFDYIEGESILLSLDIIGVAGSSGSACTSGSLDPSHVLLAIGLPAGIAHGSLRLTIGKQTTIEDINYVVDNLIQIIERLRKMSPINADCPIDDAVFDKADHHHH
- the cmk gene encoding (d)CMP kinase, with the protein product MQIAIDGPAGAGKSTIAKKIAAAYQMTYLDTGAMYRCIAHCVLNQMGDRFDNAADIVKIARGTVIRFEGNQVFCNDKDVTWEIRTPLVSRHTSDVARIKEVRDLLVAQQREYAKDHGVVMDGRDIGSVVLPEADLKFFLDADVLERAQRRKKELDEKGNGKALEEIKNEIEDRDSNDKNRLEGPLVQVADAIVIDTTGKSIEEVYEEMKIHIDEACR
- a CDS encoding Rrf2 family transcriptional regulator, yielding MRLSTKGRYGVLAMVELALQYGDGPVSIKEIAEKQSFSDSYMEQLFSSLKNAGLVKSIRGARGGYVLARDPSAITVGEIIRALEGPIELAECIDGGGRQVCAKSPECVTRGLWKDISDSISNIIDNRSLQDLLSK
- a CDS encoding MurR/RpiR family transcriptional regulator, producing the protein MKDVSSVKESRDIFSAIKKCYAKLSKSHKLIADFMLSHYESVSEMSAATVAKSVGVSEATVVRFSVTLGYEGYPEFRRAIRNEINSKLTTIERIDMTLKNEQKEKALQETVHNVLKSDLSNINATFEEFDYEIFKSCIDLILDARKVVIIGFRTTTLLTEHLGYYLNLILDNVRVVNYGVSDIYEHLIRVTEEDVVIAISFPRYAQKTYEAVEFLKDKGVKIITISDNENAPINVFTKHRLIAKSNVYSFVDSLVAPLSLINALVISVGLRNIGKTKETFNELEEIWREHYIYTGDDDELEN